The Beijerinckiaceae bacterium genome has a window encoding:
- the ybgC gene encoding tol-pal system-associated acyl-CoA thioesterase: MPAKSSEATHGALVSESEPFRLKIRVYYEDTDFSGLVYHASYLRFLERGRTEFLRSLGIEHNVIFAGGGTGGFHFVVRAMTIDFLKPALMDDEIWVETITADVGGASIEMAQKIRRGQDLLLTAKVRIAVVAGGRARRIPSGILMKFKPTPIAVKPL, translated from the coding sequence ATGCCAGCCAAATCCAGCGAAGCAACGCACGGCGCCCTCGTTTCGGAGTCAGAACCGTTCCGCCTCAAGATCCGCGTCTATTATGAGGACACGGATTTTTCCGGTCTGGTCTATCATGCCTCCTATCTGAGGTTCCTTGAACGGGGCCGAACCGAATTTCTACGCAGCCTCGGAATTGAGCATAACGTCATCTTTGCGGGGGGTGGCACAGGCGGATTCCATTTTGTTGTGCGGGCGATGACCATCGATTTTCTGAAACCCGCATTGATGGACGACGAGATTTGGGTCGAAACCATTACAGCCGACGTCGGGGGCGCGTCGATCGAAATGGCCCAGAAGATCCGGCGCGGCCAGGACCTCCTTTTGACGGCAAAAGTCAGAATTGCGGTGGTCGCGGGGGGCAGGGCGCGACGAATACCTAGTGGAATCTTGATGAAATTCAAACCGACGCCGATTGCTGTCAAACCGCTGTAA
- the tolQ gene encoding protein TolQ, producing MNPADIATSGLAAPAMEVSLLGMFWSAHFVVKLVMVGLLGASVWCWAIIINKTLLFAKTERAMAQFEEVFWSGSSLDELYGTLSSRPTSGMAALFVAAMREWRRSLQGVATSFMGLQARIEKVLDVSIAREVEKLESNLLVLATVASAGPFIGLFGTVWGIMTAFRSIAASRNTSLAVVAPGIAEALFATAIGLFAAIPALIAYNKFQGDVAKKQARLEGFADEFSAILSRQIDQHAAQDKAA from the coding sequence ATGAATCCTGCCGATATTGCAACTTCCGGATTGGCGGCGCCCGCCATGGAAGTTTCCCTGCTCGGCATGTTCTGGTCGGCCCATTTCGTGGTCAAGCTTGTCATGGTGGGATTGCTCGGGGCCTCGGTCTGGTGCTGGGCGATTATCATCAACAAGACATTGTTGTTCGCCAAGACCGAACGCGCCATGGCCCAATTCGAGGAAGTTTTCTGGTCGGGCAGCTCGCTCGACGAGCTTTATGGGACCTTGTCGTCGCGGCCGACCTCCGGCATGGCGGCTTTGTTTGTGGCGGCGATGCGGGAATGGCGGCGTTCGCTGCAAGGCGTGGCAACGTCCTTTATGGGCCTTCAGGCCCGCATCGAAAAAGTCCTCGACGTTTCGATTGCCCGTGAGGTGGAGAAGCTCGAGTCCAATCTTCTGGTTCTGGCGACTGTCGCATCGGCCGGTCCGTTTATCGGCCTGTTCGGAACCGTCTGGGGTATCATGACGGCTTTCCGTTCCATCGCGGCCTCCCGCAATACTTCGCTTGCAGTTGTCGCACCAGGCATAGCGGAAGCGCTTTTTGCGACCGCGATCGGCCTGTTCGCGGCCATCCCGGCATTGATCGCCTATAATAAGTTCCAAGGCGACGTCGCCAAGAAACAGGCGAGGCTTGAGGGCTTCGCGGACGAGTTTTCGGCCATTCTGTCGCGTCAGATCGATCAGCATGCCGCACAAGACAAGGCAGCCTGA
- a CDS encoding 3-hydroxybutyrate dehydrogenase, with the protein MALKSRNAIVTGSTSGIGLAIARAFAKEGANLMINGMGDAAAIEAERASLEKEFGVKAFYSGADMTKPDEIHAMVHEAEKKLGSVDVLVNNAGVQHVAPIEDFPRVNWDMIIAINLSAAFHAMAAAIPGMKARKWGRILSTASAHSLVASPFKSAYVTAKHGLAGLTKTAALELATFGVTVNCVSPGYVWTPLVEKQIPDTMAARNLTREQVIHDVILLAQPTKQFVTAEEVASLFVYLCSDAAAQITGANLSIDGGWTAA; encoded by the coding sequence ATGGCTCTAAAATCGCGCAATGCTATCGTGACAGGATCGACCAGCGGCATTGGCCTCGCGATCGCCCGCGCCTTCGCCAAGGAAGGCGCCAATTTAATGATCAATGGCATGGGCGACGCGGCGGCCATCGAAGCCGAGAGGGCGAGCCTCGAGAAGGAGTTCGGCGTCAAGGCGTTTTATTCCGGCGCCGATATGACGAAACCCGATGAGATCCACGCCATGGTGCATGAGGCCGAGAAAAAGCTCGGTTCCGTCGATGTTCTCGTGAACAACGCCGGCGTCCAGCATGTCGCGCCGATCGAAGACTTTCCGCGCGTGAATTGGGACATGATCATCGCGATCAATCTCTCCGCCGCCTTCCATGCAATGGCGGCCGCCATCCCGGGCATGAAGGCACGCAAATGGGGCCGCATTCTCAGCACCGCCTCGGCCCATTCGCTGGTCGCCTCGCCCTTCAAAAGCGCTTATGTGACGGCCAAACATGGGCTTGCCGGTTTGACCAAGACCGCGGCGCTGGAACTTGCGACATTCGGCGTCACGGTCAATTGCGTTTCGCCGGGCTATGTCTGGACTCCGCTCGTCGAAAAACAAATCCCAGACACAATGGCGGCCCGCAATTTGACGCGGGAGCAGGTGATCCACGATGTGATCCTGCTGGCGCAGCCGACCAAGCAATTTGTGACCGCCGAGGAGGTCGCCTCCCTTTTCGTTTACCTTTGTTCGGACGCCGCGGCACAGATCACAGGGGCCAATCTCTCCATCGATGGTGGCTGGACCGCCGCCTGA
- a CDS encoding cell envelope biogenesis protein TolA translates to MTLPENPGFAVSGGVHICVLILALFSFSHSPKFEDAQESIPVDILSDQQFNQIMKGEKTAPAVKPLQRAEKIAEIAETKPQPSTEDSTKDIPAPPSPLKRQKDPGLAEKETPKPPEPSAVTPPPRPTQEAAKPAPKSEPVKPSVAPPPPKSHVDEEAEAIEPKPAPPTQKPVEAPKKVEPKFKPDQLAKLLEQEKLKNEQKPVEKPAPKPKSGDEATEPQQKFDLGNIAKFLTKEAPQRKASTGHELSQLASLGSPTASAAKMSPSLWGQLDGLLQEQYKRCWSFVGLGGQQKYVPEIHVQYMQDGSLIGQPVLLNPPSDPKLRNLAESAMRAVRRCDPLRIPAQYQPYYDQWKGRIVRFDPEDML, encoded by the coding sequence ATGACGTTGCCCGAAAATCCAGGCTTCGCAGTCTCGGGCGGCGTGCATATTTGCGTGCTGATTTTGGCGCTCTTTTCCTTTTCGCACAGTCCCAAATTCGAGGATGCTCAGGAGAGTATCCCGGTCGATATTTTAAGCGACCAGCAATTCAATCAGATCATGAAGGGTGAAAAAACGGCGCCCGCGGTGAAGCCGCTGCAGCGGGCCGAGAAGATCGCCGAAATCGCCGAGACAAAGCCGCAGCCTTCGACCGAGGACTCAACCAAGGATATTCCGGCGCCGCCGTCACCCCTGAAACGGCAAAAAGACCCAGGTCTCGCCGAGAAGGAAACCCCTAAGCCGCCTGAGCCGAGCGCGGTCACGCCACCGCCGCGTCCGACCCAGGAAGCCGCGAAACCGGCGCCAAAGTCAGAACCGGTCAAGCCGTCCGTGGCACCGCCGCCGCCCAAATCCCATGTCGATGAAGAGGCCGAAGCCATCGAGCCGAAACCCGCTCCGCCGACACAGAAACCGGTCGAGGCGCCAAAGAAGGTTGAACCGAAATTCAAGCCTGACCAATTGGCGAAATTGCTCGAGCAGGAAAAACTAAAGAACGAGCAGAAGCCGGTTGAAAAACCAGCTCCAAAACCCAAGTCGGGAGACGAGGCGACCGAGCCGCAGCAAAAATTCGATCTTGGCAATATAGCGAAGTTCTTGACCAAGGAAGCGCCGCAGCGGAAAGCCTCGACGGGGCATGAACTCAGTCAATTGGCGTCGCTTGGTTCTCCGACCGCAAGCGCTGCTAAAATGTCCCCTTCGCTTTGGGGCCAACTGGACGGGCTGTTGCAGGAGCAATATAAGCGGTGTTGGAGTTTTGTCGGTCTAGGCGGCCAGCAGAAATACGTTCCTGAGATTCATGTTCAATATATGCAGGATGGTTCGCTGATCGGTCAGCCCGTATTGCTCAATCCTCCCTCGGATCCAAAGCTGCGCAACTTGGCGGAAAGTGCGATGCGGGCGGTGCGGCGGTGCGATCCGTTGCGCATTCCGGCGCAATATCAGCCCTATTACGATCAATGGAAAGGCCGGATCGTTCGGTTCGATCCAGAGGATATGCTGTGA
- a CDS encoding patatin, whose amino-acid sequence MASANETIDWGGKKKINLALQGGGSHGAFTWGVLDALLEDSRLDIEAITGTSAGAMNAVVLAEGYLDGGRAGARKSLARFWRSVSDTGALSTIEKKLYEALFQDWPLQEKFAYWWTDFLTHYSSPYQFNPFNINPLRDHLLKTVDFAKVRALTELKLFVAATNVRTGMIKVFEGPELTADHVMASACLPYVFQAVKIDGVAYWDGGYMGNPALFPLFYKTACPDVVIVQINPIERDEIPRSSRDIQNRLNEITFNGALMGELRAIDFVIRLIDSGKLSLSNYMRPLVHRIDGGNFLEEFSAASKLDASWTLISKLHDLGRSAAQQWLDRHYDSIGVEGTLNLRMAYS is encoded by the coding sequence ATGGCGAGCGCAAACGAAACGATCGATTGGGGCGGCAAAAAGAAGATCAATCTGGCGCTGCAGGGGGGCGGCTCGCATGGGGCCTTTACCTGGGGCGTTCTCGATGCGCTGCTCGAAGACTCAAGACTCGATATCGAAGCGATCACGGGGACAAGCGCCGGGGCCATGAATGCCGTTGTGCTGGCCGAAGGCTATCTCGACGGCGGCCGGGCCGGCGCGCGCAAAAGCTTAGCTAGATTTTGGCGGTCCGTCAGCGACACTGGGGCGCTATCGACCATCGAGAAAAAATTATACGAGGCCCTCTTTCAGGACTGGCCTCTGCAGGAAAAATTTGCCTATTGGTGGACCGACTTTCTCACCCATTATTCAAGCCCGTATCAATTCAATCCATTCAACATCAATCCGCTGCGCGATCACCTGCTTAAGACCGTCGATTTCGCGAAGGTCAGAGCGCTGACCGAGCTTAAATTATTCGTCGCCGCAACAAATGTTCGTACAGGTATGATCAAGGTTTTCGAAGGACCGGAACTCACGGCCGATCACGTCATGGCTTCGGCTTGCCTGCCTTATGTGTTTCAAGCCGTCAAAATCGATGGCGTCGCCTATTGGGACGGCGGCTATATGGGCAATCCAGCATTGTTCCCGTTGTTTTATAAGACCGCGTGTCCAGACGTTGTCATCGTTCAAATCAACCCGATCGAACGCGATGAAATTCCACGATCGTCCCGCGACATTCAAAACCGGCTCAACGAAATTACCTTTAACGGGGCGCTGATGGGCGAGCTCCGGGCCATCGACTTCGTGATCCGGTTGATCGATTCCGGCAAACTGTCGCTGAGCAATTACATGCGCCCTTTGGTGCATCGAATCGATGGCGGAAATTTTCTCGAAGAATTCTCCGCCGCCTCGAAGCTCGATGCGTCCTGGACCTTGATCAGCAAATTGCATGACCTCGGCCGCAGCGCCGCTCAGCAATGGCTCGATCGACATTACGATTCGATCGGAGTGGAAGGCACGCTCAACCTCCGCATGGCCTATAGTTAA
- a CDS encoding glycerol-3-phosphate dehydrogenase yields the protein MAANSNRRIAVLGGGAWGTALANLAARASADIEAEVMLWARDPSHVAEMRATGINARHLPGVPLQSNVSPVAELSEAAGAELVLAVVPAQALREVLEAFAPHVADEVPIVVCAKGIEHASGMFLSQVVSATMPENPPAILSGPSFAVDVAQGLPTAVTLAAQDGDLAARLVSYLATPSFRLYSSTDVRGVEIGGAAKNVLAIASGIAAGRGLGASAGAALIARGFAELSRFGQAYGAEPSTLMGLSGLGDLVLTCTSAMSRNYALGIALGRGASPADALARSGLCEGVHTCGVLVDLANAKNIEMPIAAAVDAVLAEAITVEDAIAALLSRPSKAEFIDMG from the coding sequence ATGGCCGCAAATAGCAACCGTCGAATTGCCGTTCTCGGTGGCGGTGCCTGGGGGACCGCCCTGGCCAATCTCGCTGCTCGCGCTTCAGCGGACATTGAAGCGGAAGTGATGCTCTGGGCACGCGATCCTTCCCATGTCGCGGAAATGCGAGCGACCGGAATCAATGCGCGGCATCTTCCCGGCGTCCCCCTTCAATCGAACGTCAGCCCCGTTGCGGAACTCTCGGAAGCAGCAGGCGCGGAACTGGTTCTCGCGGTAGTCCCCGCGCAGGCTCTTCGAGAGGTCCTCGAAGCCTTCGCGCCGCATGTCGCCGACGAGGTGCCGATCGTCGTTTGCGCCAAGGGAATCGAACACGCAAGCGGGATGTTCTTGAGCCAAGTCGTCAGCGCGACAATGCCGGAAAATCCGCCCGCGATTCTTTCCGGTCCAAGCTTTGCGGTCGACGTCGCTCAAGGCCTGCCGACCGCCGTCACCCTTGCGGCACAGGATGGCGATCTCGCCGCCAGACTGGTCAGCTATTTGGCGACGCCCTCCTTCCGGCTTTATTCCTCGACCGATGTCAGAGGCGTTGAAATCGGTGGCGCGGCCAAAAACGTTCTCGCCATCGCAAGTGGAATTGCCGCCGGGCGCGGCCTTGGCGCGAGTGCCGGAGCTGCCCTGATCGCCCGTGGGTTCGCCGAGCTCAGCCGCTTTGGCCAGGCCTATGGCGCGGAGCCAAGCACTTTGATGGGACTTTCCGGACTCGGGGATCTCGTCCTCACCTGCACCTCCGCCATGTCGCGGAATTACGCCCTCGGGATTGCACTCGGACGCGGCGCCTCTCCTGCCGACGCTCTGGCGCGGAGCGGGCTTTGCGAGGGGGTACATACTTGCGGCGTGCTCGTCGATCTGGCCAATGCCAAGAATATCGAAATGCCGATCGCCGCAGCCGTCGATGCGGTGCTCGCCGAAGCGATTACAGTCGAGGACGCTATCGCGGCACTCCTCTCCCGCCCTTCCAAGGCCGAATTCATTGACATGGGCTAA
- the tolB gene encoding Tol-Pal system beta propeller repeat protein TolB: protein MERPDRSVRSRGYAVNFVVCSIRLRLSRNHPIFEKSALVLLAALVALSLGLAAGPGFAQQDRYLDVRRGSEFKPIPIAVTAFTGDAASSAQLTEIVTNNFRRSVFLSPIDPKTFVQQITNPDQAPQMDSWRMINAQFVVTGRTAHASDGRLQTEFRLWDVATGAQVAGSEYVTDPNNARRVAHIISDAIFTRITGEQGFFDTRVAFVDETGPPEHRRKRLAIMDQDGANLRYMTRGDDLVVTPRFSPSSQDVTYMSFGASDPKVLLLNIENGQREVVGNFPGMTFSPRFSPDGQKIVMSLAQGVASNLFTMDLRSRTTTRLSDSNAIDTSPSYSPDGSQIVFESDRGGSQQIYIMSASGGNPHRVSFGEGRYSTPVWSPKGDYIAFTKQKAGTFAVGVMHPDGSGERILTEGYHNEGPTWAPNGLYLMFFRDPGGKGGSKIFMTDVFGRGEFPVPTPNYASDPSWSPLLN from the coding sequence ATGGAAAGGCCGGATCGTTCGGTTCGATCCAGAGGATATGCTGTGAATTTTGTTGTCTGCTCAATTCGTCTCCGTCTCTCACGGAATCACCCCATTTTCGAAAAATCTGCCCTCGTTCTCCTGGCCGCCCTCGTGGCCTTGAGCCTTGGGCTTGCCGCGGGCCCTGGCTTTGCCCAACAGGACCGCTATCTCGACGTGCGCCGCGGCAGCGAGTTCAAGCCCATTCCGATTGCGGTGACGGCCTTTACGGGCGATGCGGCATCGAGTGCGCAGCTGACGGAAATCGTCACCAACAATTTCAGGCGGTCCGTGTTTCTCTCGCCGATCGATCCGAAGACTTTCGTGCAGCAGATCACCAATCCTGATCAAGCGCCGCAAATGGATTCCTGGCGGATGATCAATGCGCAATTTGTGGTGACCGGCCGCACCGCCCATGCATCGGATGGGAGATTGCAGACTGAATTCCGTCTGTGGGATGTCGCAACCGGGGCTCAGGTCGCGGGGAGCGAGTATGTTACCGATCCCAACAATGCGCGCCGCGTCGCGCATATCATTTCGGATGCGATCTTCACGCGCATCACTGGGGAGCAAGGATTTTTCGATACGCGCGTGGCCTTCGTCGACGAGACCGGCCCGCCGGAGCATCGCCGCAAACGGCTCGCGATCATGGATCAGGATGGAGCCAATCTGCGCTATATGACCCGCGGCGACGATCTCGTCGTAACCCCGAGATTTTCACCGTCGTCGCAGGACGTAACTTACATGTCCTTTGGCGCGTCGGACCCGAAGGTCCTTTTGTTGAACATTGAAAATGGTCAACGCGAGGTTGTCGGCAATTTTCCCGGCATGACGTTTTCGCCGCGTTTCTCGCCCGATGGACAAAAGATCGTGATGTCACTCGCACAGGGCGTTGCATCCAATCTTTTCACGATGGATCTGCGATCGCGCACAACCACACGGCTGTCCGATTCCAACGCCATCGACACTTCGCCGTCCTATTCCCCGGACGGGTCGCAAATCGTATTCGAGTCGGATCGCGGCGGGAGCCAGCAGATCTACATCATGTCGGCCAGCGGCGGGAACCCGCATCGCGTTTCCTTTGGCGAAGGCCGCTATTCGACACCGGTTTGGTCGCCGAAGGGAGATTATATCGCCTTCACCAAGCAAAAGGCGGGCACCTTCGCCGTCGGCGTCATGCATCCGGACGGATCCGGCGAGCGGATCCTGACGGAAGGCTATCATAATGAAGGGCCGACCTGGGCTCCGAACGGACTCTATTTAATGTTCTTCCGCGATCCAGGCGGGAAGGGCGGATCGAAGATCTTCATGACCGACGTGTTCGGACGCGGCGAATTTCCGGTGCCGACGCCGAATTATGCGTCGGATCCGTCCTGGAGTCCGCTCCTGAACTGA
- a CDS encoding EVE domain-containing protein, with protein MAHWLLKSEPGKWSWQDQVKAGKNGTFWNGVRNHGAKLNLMAMQTGEQAFFYHSNEGKDIVGIVEIIRPFYPDPSDPSGKFGMVDVRAVKPLKTPLGLAAIKADPRLKNMVLANNSRLSVQPVSDDEWKIICTEGGL; from the coding sequence ATGGCGCATTGGCTGCTTAAGAGCGAGCCCGGCAAATGGTCGTGGCAGGATCAGGTCAAGGCGGGTAAGAATGGCACCTTTTGGAATGGCGTGCGCAACCATGGCGCCAAGCTGAATTTGATGGCGATGCAAACCGGTGAGCAGGCCTTTTTCTATCATTCCAATGAAGGCAAGGACATCGTCGGCATCGTCGAAATCATCAGGCCGTTTTACCCCGATCCTTCCGATCCGAGCGGAAAATTCGGAATGGTGGATGTGCGCGCAGTCAAGCCGTTGAAGACCCCGCTCGGCCTCGCGGCCATCAAAGCGGACCCGCGTCTTAAAAATATGGTCCTTGCCAACAACTCGCGCCTATCCGTCCAACCGGTCAGCGACGACGAGTGGAAAATAATCTGTACCGAAGGCGGCCTTTGA
- a CDS encoding cell division protein FtsH, with protein sequence MNPNFRNFALWVIIILLVVALVMLFQNPGQRVPSQDIAFSQLLNEVDQGHVREVTIAGNEISGHFTDNRAFATYAPNDPSLVQSLYKKNVSITAKPPAEGTNWLMTLLVNGLPLIAIIGVWIFLSRQMQGAGGKAMGFGKSKAKLLTEAHGRVTFEDVAGVDEAKEDLQEIVEFLRDPQRFQKLGGRIPRGVLLVGPPGTGKTLLARAIAGEANVPFFTISGSDFVEMFVGVGASRVRDMFEQAKKNSPCIIFIDEIDAVGRHRGAGLGGGNDEREQTLNQLLVEMDGFEANESIILIAATNRPDVLDPALLRPGRFDRQIVVANPDVVGRERILKVHVRKVPLAPDVELRTVARGTPGFSGADLMNLVNEAALLAARRGKRVVTMSEFEDSKDKIMMGAERRTMVMTEREKMLTAYHEGGHAIVALNVPATDPVHKATIIPRGRALGMVMQLPERDQLSMSYEQMTSRLAICMGGRVSEEIIFGKDKITSGAQSDIEQATKLARAMVTRWGFSEELGTVMYGENQEEVFLGYSMGRQTTVSEATAQKIDAEVRRLVEMGLSEATRIIKEKHKDLETLAKGLLEYETLTGEEIVNLLKGIAPVRETGDDHEPTRGSSVPTTGVVRPRPGPEPGGLEPQPQA encoded by the coding sequence ATGAATCCGAACTTCCGGAATTTCGCCCTGTGGGTGATCATAATCCTGCTCGTAGTTGCGCTCGTCATGCTGTTTCAGAACCCTGGACAGCGGGTTCCGTCGCAAGACATCGCCTTCAGCCAGCTTCTTAACGAAGTTGATCAGGGCCACGTTCGCGAGGTTACGATTGCAGGCAACGAGATCAGCGGCCATTTCACCGACAATCGGGCCTTTGCGACCTATGCCCCGAACGATCCGTCCCTGGTGCAGAGCCTCTATAAGAAGAATGTTTCGATCACGGCCAAGCCGCCTGCGGAAGGCACGAATTGGCTGATGACGCTGCTCGTCAACGGGTTGCCGTTGATCGCCATTATTGGCGTGTGGATTTTCCTGTCCCGGCAAATGCAGGGCGCGGGCGGCAAGGCGATGGGATTTGGCAAATCAAAAGCCAAGCTTTTGACGGAGGCGCATGGGCGAGTCACCTTCGAGGACGTCGCCGGCGTCGACGAAGCCAAGGAAGATCTCCAGGAAATCGTCGAGTTTTTGCGTGATCCTCAGCGCTTCCAGAAGCTGGGCGGACGAATCCCCCGCGGCGTGCTGCTCGTCGGGCCTCCGGGCACCGGCAAGACCTTGCTGGCGCGGGCGATCGCCGGCGAAGCCAATGTGCCGTTCTTCACGATTTCGGGGTCCGACTTCGTCGAAATGTTCGTCGGCGTCGGCGCGAGCCGTGTCCGCGACATGTTTGAACAGGCCAAGAAGAACTCGCCTTGCATCATCTTCATCGATGAGATCGATGCCGTGGGCCGGCATCGCGGTGCGGGCCTTGGCGGCGGCAACGACGAGCGCGAGCAGACCCTCAATCAGCTGCTTGTCGAAATGGACGGGTTCGAAGCCAATGAGAGCATTATCCTGATCGCGGCGACCAACCGTCCCGACGTGCTCGATCCGGCGCTGCTGCGGCCCGGCCGATTCGACCGCCAGATCGTGGTCGCGAACCCGGATGTCGTCGGGCGCGAACGCATCCTCAAGGTGCATGTCCGCAAGGTTCCTCTCGCCCCGGACGTCGAATTGCGGACGGTGGCGCGCGGCACGCCCGGTTTTTCCGGCGCCGATCTGATGAACCTCGTCAACGAGGCCGCCTTGCTGGCGGCGCGACGTGGCAAGCGCGTCGTGACCATGTCCGAATTCGAGGATTCGAAGGACAAGATCATGATGGGCGCGGAACGGCGCACCATGGTGATGACCGAGCGCGAAAAAATGCTGACGGCCTATCATGAAGGCGGCCACGCGATTGTCGCCCTCAATGTTCCCGCGACCGATCCGGTGCATAAAGCCACGATCATTCCCCGCGGGCGGGCCCTCGGCATGGTGATGCAGCTCCCCGAACGCGACCAGCTTTCGATGAGCTACGAACAGATGACATCGAGGCTGGCGATCTGCATGGGCGGTCGCGTGTCGGAAGAAATCATCTTCGGCAAGGACAAGATCACATCGGGTGCGCAATCCGATATCGAGCAGGCAACCAAGCTGGCCCGCGCGATGGTCACCCGCTGGGGCTTTTCCGAAGAGCTCGGCACCGTCATGTATGGCGAGAACCAGGAAGAAGTGTTCCTCGGTTATTCCATGGGTCGCCAGACAACGGTCTCGGAAGCGACCGCGCAGAAGATCGATGCGGAAGTGCGTCGCCTCGTGGAAATGGGTCTTTCCGAAGCCACGCGGATCATTAAAGAGAAGCACAAGGATCTTGAAACCCTTGCCAAGGGACTTCTCGAATATGAGACGCTGACCGGCGAAGAGATCGTGAATTTGTTGAAGGGCATCGCGCCTGTGCGGGAGACCGGCGACGATCACGAACCAACGCGCGGCTCCTCGGTGCCAACGACGGGCGTCGTGCGGCCAAGACCCGGTCCAGAGCCGGGCGGATTGGAACCCCAGCCGCAGGCGTGA
- a CDS encoding CsbD family protein, which produces MDWNRVEGNWKQLKGKIREQWGHLTDDDLEKIAGQREQFEGKIQERYGIGKDAVRKDVDDWLSKQ; this is translated from the coding sequence ATGGATTGGAATCGCGTCGAGGGAAACTGGAAGCAGTTGAAGGGTAAAATTAGGGAGCAATGGGGCCATCTTACGGACGACGATCTCGAGAAAATCGCCGGCCAGCGGGAACAATTCGAAGGCAAGATCCAGGAGCGTTATGGCATCGGTAAGGATGCCGTCCGCAAGGATGTCGATGATTGGCTGAGCAAGCAGTGA
- a CDS encoding protein TolR, protein MVMSGIAGRKGGRGRRGVPRYGAMAEINMTPFIDVMLVLLIIFMVAAPLLATGVPIDLPQTKAAALNIEQKPISVAVDDKGSVFVMDQPIEVGQLADKLKEIAATGVDQRIYVRGANQVNYGRIAEVMSIITAAGYKKVALVTDPSKN, encoded by the coding sequence ATGGTCATGTCTGGCATTGCGGGCCGCAAAGGTGGCCGTGGACGGCGGGGCGTGCCCCGCTACGGTGCCATGGCCGAAATCAACATGACGCCGTTTATCGACGTCATGCTCGTCCTATTGATCATCTTCATGGTTGCGGCACCCCTGCTGGCAACCGGCGTCCCGATCGATCTGCCGCAAACCAAAGCGGCGGCGCTGAATATTGAGCAAAAGCCGATTTCCGTCGCTGTCGATGATAAGGGCTCCGTTTTTGTCATGGATCAGCCGATCGAGGTCGGTCAACTCGCCGACAAATTGAAAGAGATTGCAGCCACTGGCGTCGACCAGCGAATCTATGTTCGCGGGGCGAACCAGGTGAATTACGGGCGGATCGCCGAGGTCATGTCCATCATCACTGCGGCCGGATACAAAAAGGTCGCGCTGGTCACCGATCCTAGCAAGAACTGA
- the pal gene encoding peptidoglycan-associated lipoprotein, with product MSFLQRTSELKFAAVLGAALAIAACAKTPADDPAALASSGVRAAPGSPQDFAINAGDRVFFESDSSELSPTAQATLAKQASWLQQYSRYNFTVEGHADERGTREYNFALGARRAETTKEYLVARGISAARIRTISYGKERPVASCNDISCWSQNRRAVTVLTGGQS from the coding sequence ATGAGCTTTCTCCAACGGACCAGCGAACTGAAGTTCGCTGCCGTGCTGGGCGCCGCCCTTGCGATCGCCGCTTGCGCAAAGACACCTGCCGACGATCCCGCCGCCCTTGCCAGCAGTGGCGTTCGTGCGGCCCCCGGCAGCCCTCAGGATTTTGCAATCAATGCGGGCGACCGCGTTTTCTTTGAAAGCGATTCCAGTGAATTGAGTCCGACCGCGCAAGCGACCCTTGCGAAGCAGGCCAGCTGGCTGCAGCAATACAGCCGGTACAATTTCACAGTCGAAGGCCATGCGGACGAGCGCGGTACCCGAGAATATAATTTCGCCCTTGGCGCAAGACGGGCGGAGACAACTAAAGAATATCTGGTGGCCCGTGGAATTTCAGCCGCCAGAATTCGTACCATCAGCTATGGCAAGGAACGTCCCGTTGCGAGTTGCAACGACATTTCATGCTGGTCGCAAAATCGCCGTGCGGTTACCGTGCTGACGGGCGGCCAATCTTAA
- a CDS encoding plasmid stabilization protein, which translates to MPRGDKSKYTDKQERKADHIAESYEGRGVPEKEAERRAWATVNKESGGGKKSGSGRGKPESHVSSEKGGRIGGQASARRPAAARSASAKKAATTRKQRASA; encoded by the coding sequence ATGCCTCGCGGCGACAAATCGAAATACACCGACAAGCAGGAACGCAAAGCCGATCATATTGCTGAAAGTTATGAAGGCCGCGGCGTTCCTGAAAAAGAAGCGGAGCGAAGGGCTTGGGCGACCGTCAACAAGGAAAGCGGCGGCGGTAAGAAAAGCGGTTCAGGCCGGGGCAAACCCGAGTCTCACGTCTCTTCCGAAAAGGGCGGACGGATTGGTGGCCAGGCTTCCGCGCGTCGACCGGCGGCCGCGCGTTCGGCGTCCGCCAAGAAAGCCGCTACAACGCGCAAGCAACGTGCATCGGCCTAA